A genomic region of Methanothermobacter sp. CaT2 contains the following coding sequences:
- the gatE gene encoding Glu-tRNA(Gln) amidotransferase subunit GatE — protein sequence MDWEKVGLKMGLEIHQQLDTESKLFCPCRTELTDSEPDHDIVRNLRPTQSELGKFDRAAFEEAMRKLHFHYENYHEETCLVEADEEPPHPLNPEALEIAVTIALLLNMKVVDEFHTMRKQVIDGSNTGGFQRTGLVATDGHLETPQGTVKIENLCLEEDAARRIRETGDGVVFRLDRLGIPLVEITTDPSMSDPQQLREVAYQIGQILRSTRVKRGLGTIRQDLNISIRDGARVEVKGVQDLDLIPEIVEREVKRQLSLVEIRDTLQERGAVVEDKIFDVSEVFADTESRIISSAESVLAVKLSGFDGLIGVEIQPGRRLGTEMADYAKKRGVSGIFHTDELPAYGITEEEVRGLREAVGASQGDAVVMVAHERVTAENALREVIRRAEMAIQGVPEETRKALPDGNTQYLRPLPTSSRMYLETDIPLFRIEDDLLEGIRRNLPELPSEKKERIMRDYGLSEDLASQLVKRNLVDEFEALTEFRVDTTVIASLLAYTLRELRREGHDVDGLGLDELRDAIKLLEAGKISKDALRDIVACMADESLAAEDAAGKLNLLLLAEDEIESIIREIVEGNLDMISERGMGAMGPLMGQAMGRLRGRADGKVVNRILREKIQERL from the coding sequence ATGGACTGGGAAAAAGTAGGACTCAAAATGGGCCTTGAAATACACCAGCAGCTTGATACAGAGAGCAAACTCTTCTGTCCCTGCAGAACAGAACTCACTGACTCTGAACCCGACCATGATATTGTGAGGAACCTCAGGCCAACCCAGAGCGAGCTCGGAAAATTCGACAGAGCAGCCTTCGAGGAGGCCATGAGGAAGCTCCACTTCCACTACGAGAACTACCACGAGGAAACATGCCTCGTTGAGGCTGATGAGGAGCCACCGCACCCCCTGAACCCTGAGGCACTTGAAATCGCAGTTACAATCGCACTCCTCCTCAATATGAAGGTTGTTGATGAGTTCCACACCATGAGGAAGCAGGTGATCGATGGAAGTAACACCGGAGGATTCCAGAGGACAGGTCTTGTTGCAACCGACGGACACCTCGAAACCCCCCAGGGAACAGTTAAAATAGAGAACCTCTGCCTTGAGGAGGACGCCGCCAGGAGGATCAGGGAGACAGGGGACGGCGTGGTCTTCAGACTGGACCGCCTGGGCATACCCCTCGTTGAGATAACCACCGACCCATCAATGAGCGACCCACAGCAGCTGAGGGAGGTTGCCTACCAGATAGGGCAGATCCTGAGGAGCACCAGGGTCAAGAGGGGCCTTGGAACCATAAGGCAGGACCTCAACATATCCATACGTGATGGTGCCCGGGTGGAGGTTAAGGGGGTCCAGGACCTTGACCTCATACCCGAGATAGTTGAGAGGGAGGTTAAGAGGCAGCTCAGTCTGGTTGAGATAAGGGACACCCTCCAGGAGAGGGGTGCTGTGGTTGAGGATAAGATATTCGATGTGTCAGAGGTCTTCGCAGATACAGAATCCAGGATAATCTCCTCGGCGGAGTCTGTACTCGCAGTTAAACTGAGTGGCTTTGATGGTCTCATAGGGGTTGAAATCCAGCCAGGAAGGCGTCTCGGCACCGAGATGGCTGATTATGCTAAAAAGCGGGGTGTGAGTGGCATATTCCACACCGATGAACTCCCTGCCTACGGTATAACAGAGGAAGAGGTTCGGGGCCTCAGGGAGGCCGTGGGTGCCTCCCAGGGTGATGCGGTTGTCATGGTTGCCCATGAAAGGGTCACCGCCGAGAATGCCCTCAGGGAGGTTATAAGGCGTGCGGAGATGGCAATCCAGGGTGTGCCTGAGGAGACAAGGAAGGCGCTGCCTGACGGTAACACACAGTACCTCAGGCCGCTGCCAACCTCAAGCAGGATGTACCTTGAAACAGACATACCCTTATTCCGGATAGAGGATGACCTCCTGGAGGGCATCAGGAGGAACCTCCCTGAACTCCCCTCAGAGAAGAAGGAGAGGATAATGAGGGACTACGGTCTGAGTGAGGACCTGGCATCACAGCTCGTTAAGCGTAACCTTGTTGATGAATTTGAGGCCCTTACAGAATTCAGGGTCGATACCACTGTCATAGCATCACTCCTGGCCTACACCCTGAGGGAGCTCAGGAGGGAGGGCCATGATGTGGACGGGCTGGGCCTTGATGAACTGAGAGATGCCATTAAACTCCTTGAGGCCGGTAAGATATCAAAGGATGCTCTCAGGGACATAGTGGCCTGCATGGCTGATGAGAGCCTTGCAGCGGAGGATGCTGCTGGTAAGCTCAACCTACTGCTCCTCGCTGAGGATGAGATCGAGTCCATAATCCGGGAGATCGTTGAGGGTAACCTTGATATGATCTCTGAGAGGGGTATGGGTGCCATGGGTCCTCTGATGGGGCAGGCCATGGGCAGGCTCCGTGGAAGGGCAGATGGTAAGGTTGTAAACAGAATTCTCCGGGAGAAGATCCAGGAGAGGCTCTGA
- the trxB gene encoding thioredoxin-disulfide reductase: MTDYDMIVIGAGPAGLTAGIYGGRQGSSVLMLDKGPAGGLGLEVPMMENYPGFEMIAGMSLVTKMKKQATAVAELREMEEVKEIVKGDVFTVKTSRDTYTASAIIFATGSKHRQLGVPGENDLLGRGVCYCATCDGPLYKGRKVLMVGGGNSAAQEAVFLKNIGCDVSIVHRRDELRADKYLQDKLREMEIPVIWNSVVKEIGGDERVEEVIIHNRVTGRDETLKVDGVFISIGEEPLNQLAVDLGVEVDNGGYIITDKSQRTNVPLVYAAGDITGGLNQWVTACAEGAIAATYAYREIQSY; this comes from the coding sequence ATGACTGATTATGACATGATAGTTATAGGGGCTGGCCCTGCAGGGCTCACAGCCGGTATCTATGGTGGAAGGCAGGGAAGCAGCGTCCTGATGCTGGATAAGGGCCCGGCCGGTGGACTGGGCCTCGAGGTGCCCATGATGGAGAACTACCCTGGATTCGAGATGATCGCGGGAATGAGCCTCGTTACAAAGATGAAGAAACAGGCCACCGCTGTTGCAGAGCTGAGGGAAATGGAGGAGGTTAAGGAGATAGTGAAAGGTGATGTGTTCACGGTCAAGACATCAAGGGACACCTACACCGCCTCGGCAATCATCTTTGCAACCGGGAGCAAACACAGGCAGCTTGGAGTCCCAGGTGAGAACGACCTTCTGGGACGGGGTGTCTGCTACTGTGCAACCTGCGATGGCCCCCTATACAAGGGTCGAAAGGTCCTGATGGTTGGGGGTGGTAACAGCGCAGCCCAGGAGGCCGTTTTCCTAAAGAACATAGGCTGTGATGTGAGTATAGTCCATCGGAGGGATGAGCTGAGGGCTGATAAGTACCTCCAGGACAAGCTTCGTGAGATGGAGATCCCCGTGATCTGGAACTCTGTGGTTAAGGAGATAGGGGGTGATGAGAGGGTTGAGGAGGTCATCATCCACAACCGTGTAACCGGTAGGGACGAGACCCTCAAGGTTGACGGTGTGTTCATATCAATCGGCGAAGAGCCCCTCAACCAGCTTGCAGTTGACCTCGGTGTTGAGGTGGATAACGGAGGCTACATCATAACAGACAAATCCCAGCGGACAAACGTGCCCCTCGTTTATGCCGCAGGGGATATAACAGGGGGTCTGAACCAATGGGTAACCGCATGTGCAGAGGGTGCCATCGCAGCAACCTACGCCTACCGTGAAATACAGAGCTACTGA